One part of the Mycobacterium marinum genome encodes these proteins:
- the ripA gene encoding NlpC/P60 family peptidoglycan endopeptidase RipA — translation MRRTRRSSASRSAARLVRPAIPSVVSVALLVTVPAVANADSRTDSIAALIADVARANQRLDDLSATVELEQEGVNKAMVAVETARDEAAAAEHELEASQQAVKDANAAIAAAQHRFDRFAAATYMNGPSDSYLTATSPDEIIAAATAAKTLAASAQTVMANLERARTRQVNKESASRLAKQKADKAAEDAKTSQDAAVTALTDTQRKFDQQREEVNRLAAERDEAEAKLQAARLVAWSSAGAEGPQPGAMWDPGARPGNGRRWDGWDPTLPQIPSANIPGDPIAVVNQVLGISATSAQVTANMGRNFLQQLGILKPTDTGITNAATGATRIPRVYGRQASEYVIRRGMAQIGVPYSWGGGNAAGPSKGIDSGAGITGFDCSGLVLYSFAGVGIKLPHYSGSQYNLGRKIPTSQMRRGDVIFYGPGGSQHVTLYLGNGQMLEAPDIGLKVRVAPVRTSGMTPFVVRYIEY, via the coding sequence ATGAGACGGACCCGCCGTAGCTCAGCTTCGAGATCGGCAGCAAGACTTGTCCGACCGGCCATTCCCTCGGTGGTCAGTGTTGCCCTGCTGGTAACGGTTCCAGCGGTGGCCAATGCTGATTCCCGAACCGACTCCATCGCCGCGCTGATCGCCGACGTCGCACGGGCGAACCAGCGGCTGGACGACCTGAGCGCCACCGTTGAGCTCGAGCAGGAGGGCGTCAACAAGGCGATGGTCGCCGTGGAGACGGCCCGGGATGAGGCCGCCGCCGCCGAGCACGAACTCGAGGCCAGTCAGCAAGCGGTCAAAGATGCCAATGCGGCCATCGCCGCGGCCCAGCACCGGTTCGATAGGTTCGCGGCCGCCACCTATATGAATGGCCCGTCGGACAGCTACCTGACCGCGACCAGTCCCGACGAAATCATCGCGGCGGCGACCGCCGCCAAGACCCTGGCCGCGAGTGCGCAGACCGTCATGGCGAATCTGGAGCGGGCACGGACCCGGCAGGTCAACAAGGAATCGGCCTCGCGGCTGGCCAAGCAGAAGGCCGACAAGGCCGCCGAGGACGCCAAGACCAGCCAGGACGCGGCCGTGACGGCGCTCACCGATACCCAACGCAAGTTCGACCAACAGCGCGAGGAAGTCAATCGCCTGGCCGCCGAACGCGATGAAGCGGAAGCCAAGCTGCAGGCCGCCAGGCTGGTTGCCTGGTCCTCGGCTGGTGCAGAAGGTCCGCAGCCGGGGGCGATGTGGGATCCCGGGGCAAGACCGGGCAACGGGCGCCGGTGGGACGGCTGGGACCCCACGCTACCTCAGATACCCAGTGCCAACATCCCCGGCGACCCGATCGCCGTGGTTAACCAGGTGCTGGGCATCTCGGCAACATCTGCGCAGGTCACGGCCAACATGGGGCGAAACTTCCTGCAGCAGTTGGGCATCCTCAAGCCCACCGACACCGGAATCACCAACGCCGCAACGGGCGCTACCCGGATTCCGCGGGTCTATGGGCGACAGGCCTCCGAATACGTGATCCGTCGCGGAATGGCGCAGATCGGAGTGCCCTACTCCTGGGGCGGCGGTAATGCTGCGGGACCCAGTAAAGGAATCGACTCCGGGGCGGGTATCACCGGCTTCGACTGTTCGGGCCTGGTGCTCTACTCGTTCGCCGGGGTGGGAATCAAGCTGCCGCACTACTCGGGTTCGCAGTACAACCTGGGCCGCAAGATCCCAACCTCGCAGATGCGCCGCGGCGACGTCATCTTCTACGGACCCGGCGGCAGCCAGCACGTCACCCTTTATCTGGGCAACGGTCAGATGCTCGAAGCCCCCGACATCGGGTTGAAAGTACGGGTTGCGCCGGTGCGCACCAGCGGCATGACGCCCTTCGTGGTCCGCTACATCGAGTACTAG
- the ripB gene encoding NlpC/P60 family peptidoglycan endopeptidase RipB yields the protein MRYKRFRLLGLAWITLAVAALMVVVSAPADADPGGWDPTLPATASAGAPGDALAMANASLQATAQATQTTLDLGRQFLGGLGINLGGSPAPSAANTGANRIPRVYGRQALEYVIRRGGSQMGVPYSWGGGSLQGPSKGVDSGANTVGFDCSGLMRYAFAGVGVLIPRYSGDQYNAGRHISPDQARRGDLIFYGPGGSQHVTMYLGNGQMLEASGSAGKVTVSPVRKAGMTPFVTRIIEY from the coding sequence ATGCGATACAAGCGATTTCGCCTACTCGGTTTGGCCTGGATAACCCTGGCGGTGGCAGCCCTGATGGTCGTGGTGTCAGCACCGGCTGACGCCGATCCGGGCGGATGGGATCCCACCTTGCCGGCGACCGCCAGCGCGGGTGCACCCGGGGACGCGCTTGCCATGGCAAATGCTTCGCTGCAGGCCACCGCCCAGGCCACCCAGACCACTTTGGACTTGGGCCGGCAGTTTCTCGGCGGGCTCGGGATCAATCTGGGCGGTAGTCCCGCGCCCAGTGCGGCCAATACCGGAGCAAACCGGATTCCGCGGGTTTACGGCCGGCAGGCGCTCGAGTACGTGATCCGTCGGGGCGGATCGCAGATGGGGGTCCCGTATTCCTGGGGCGGCGGCAGCCTGCAGGGCCCCAGCAAGGGCGTCGACTCCGGTGCCAACACCGTCGGTTTCGACTGCTCGGGTTTGATGCGTTACGCCTTTGCCGGGGTGGGCGTGCTGATCCCGCGCTATTCCGGTGACCAGTACAACGCCGGCCGGCATATTTCTCCTGATCAGGCGCGGCGCGGCGACCTGATCTTCTACGGCCCGGGGGGCAGCCAGCACGTGACCATGTATCTGGGCAACGGCCAAATGCTGGAGGCATCCGGAAGCGCGGGCAAAGTCACGGTGAGCCCGGTGCGCAAGGCCGGCATGACCCCCTTCGTGACTAGGATCATCGAGTACTGA
- a CDS encoding DUF6676 family protein, whose protein sequence is MSGPETIPFLPAYIPQDVDMAAVKAEVAAIGVSAPPEALPGLVEVVSQAQHDGINLKIVLIDHNPPNDTPLRDIATVVGADYPDVTVLALSPSYVGSYSKEFPRVTLEAGEDHSKTGNAVQSAQNFLNELDTPEFPWTGLTIFLLIGVLAAAVGTRFMQLRARRSATSPEVAQAVAEPADPGV, encoded by the coding sequence ATGAGCGGACCAGAAACTATCCCGTTTCTGCCGGCCTACATCCCGCAGGACGTCGACATGGCGGCGGTCAAGGCCGAGGTCGCCGCGATCGGCGTCAGCGCTCCACCCGAGGCACTGCCCGGACTGGTCGAGGTGGTCAGCCAAGCGCAGCACGACGGAATAAATCTCAAGATCGTGCTGATCGACCACAACCCTCCCAACGACACCCCGCTGCGGGACATCGCGACCGTCGTCGGCGCCGACTACCCGGATGTGACGGTGCTGGCGCTGAGCCCGAGCTATGTCGGCAGCTACAGCAAGGAGTTCCCTCGCGTCACCCTGGAGGCGGGGGAGGACCATTCCAAGACGGGCAACGCCGTCCAGTCCGCACAGAACTTTTTGAACGAGCTCGATACACCCGAGTTTCCCTGGACCGGGTTGACAATCTTTTTGCTGATTGGGGTGCTCGCGGCAGCGGTCGGAACCCGGTTCATGCAGCTGCGCGCCAGGCGATCAGCAACCTCCCCCGAGGTTGCCCAAGCGGTGGCCGAGCCGGCTGACCCAGGGGTTTAG
- a CDS encoding thioredoxin family protein, with protein MATEDLTAANFKRTVHGNDSVLVYVWAPLCAPCDVFAPTYEGSSDKHPDIVHGKVNFETEQELVSAAAVKHLPTLMAFKKGKLVFKQAGIANPAVMDDLVRHLREYRIEPAVAQKGLL; from the coding sequence GTGGCCACCGAAGATCTGACGGCAGCGAACTTCAAGCGGACCGTCCACGGAAACGACAGTGTGTTGGTCTATGTGTGGGCGCCGCTGTGCGCACCGTGCGACGTTTTCGCTCCGACCTACGAGGGGTCCTCGGACAAGCACCCCGACATCGTGCACGGCAAGGTCAACTTTGAGACCGAGCAGGAGCTGGTCTCCGCCGCGGCGGTCAAACACCTGCCCACGCTGATGGCGTTCAAGAAGGGCAAGCTGGTGTTCAAACAAGCCGGCATAGCCAACCCCGCGGTCATGGACGATCTGGTGCGGCACCTACGGGAGTACCGGATCGAGCCGGCGGTAGCCCAGAAGGGCCTGCTCTAG
- a CDS encoding ABC-F family ATP-binding cassette domain-containing protein gives MITATDLEVRAGARILLSPDGPDLRVQPGDRIGLVGRNGAGKTTTLRILAGESEPYAGSVTRSGEIGYLPQDPKEGDLEVLARDRVLSARGLDVLLTDLEKQQALMAEVADDAARDRAIRRYGQLEERFVALGGYGAESEASRICASLGLPERVLTQQLRTLSGGQRRRVELARILFAASDTGAGSSTVLLLDEPTNHLDADSVGWLRDFLRAHTGGLIIISHNVELLADVVNRVWFLDAVRGEVDVYNMGWHKYLDARATDEQRRRRERANAERKATALRTQAAKMGAKATKAVAAQNMLRRADRMMAALDEERVADKVARIKFPTPAACGRVPLVVKGLSKTYGSLEVFTGVDLAIDRGSRVVVLGLNGAGKTTLLRLLAGVEHPDTGGLEPGHGLRIGYFAQEHDTLDNDATVWENIRHAAPESGEQELRGLLGAFMFTGPQLDQPAGTLSGGEKTRLALAGLVASTANVLLLDEPTNNLDPASREQVLDALRSYQGAVVLVTHDPGAAEALDPQRVVLLPDATEDYWSDEYRDLIELA, from the coding sequence GTGATCACGGCCACGGACCTGGAGGTCCGCGCTGGCGCGCGTATCCTGCTCTCGCCTGACGGCCCGGACTTGCGGGTGCAACCTGGCGATCGGATCGGTCTGGTCGGCCGCAACGGAGCGGGCAAGACGACAACCTTGCGCATCCTGGCGGGCGAGAGCGAACCGTACGCCGGTTCGGTCACCCGATCCGGTGAAATCGGATACCTGCCACAGGATCCGAAAGAGGGCGACCTCGAAGTGCTGGCTCGCGATCGAGTGCTGTCGGCCCGCGGCCTGGACGTGTTGCTCACCGACCTGGAGAAACAGCAGGCACTGATGGCCGAGGTGGCCGATGACGCTGCCCGCGACCGCGCCATCCGCCGCTACGGCCAGCTCGAGGAGCGGTTCGTGGCGCTGGGCGGTTACGGCGCCGAAAGCGAAGCCAGCCGCATCTGCGCCAGTCTCGGCCTGCCCGAACGGGTGCTCACCCAGCAGCTACGTACCTTGTCCGGGGGCCAGCGCCGCCGGGTGGAGCTGGCCCGCATCTTGTTCGCGGCATCGGACACCGGCGCGGGTTCGTCCACCGTTTTGCTGCTCGATGAGCCGACCAACCATCTCGACGCGGATTCGGTTGGCTGGCTCCGCGATTTCCTGCGAGCGCATACCGGTGGGCTGATCATCATCAGCCACAATGTGGAGCTGCTCGCCGATGTCGTCAACCGGGTGTGGTTCCTGGACGCCGTTCGGGGCGAGGTCGACGTCTACAACATGGGCTGGCACAAGTACCTCGATGCCCGCGCTACCGACGAGCAACGTCGCCGCCGGGAACGCGCCAACGCCGAACGTAAGGCCACCGCGCTGCGGACCCAGGCTGCCAAGATGGGCGCCAAGGCGACCAAAGCTGTTGCCGCCCAGAACATGTTGCGCCGGGCGGACCGGATGATGGCCGCGCTCGATGAGGAACGTGTGGCCGACAAGGTGGCCCGAATCAAGTTCCCCACTCCGGCCGCCTGCGGCCGGGTGCCGCTGGTGGTCAAGGGGCTGAGCAAGACCTACGGGTCGCTGGAAGTGTTCACCGGCGTCGACTTGGCGATCGACCGGGGGTCGCGGGTGGTCGTGCTCGGTCTCAACGGTGCCGGTAAGACCACGCTGCTGCGCTTGTTGGCCGGTGTGGAGCACCCCGATACCGGCGGGCTGGAACCTGGACATGGTTTGCGGATCGGCTATTTCGCGCAGGAGCATGACACGCTCGACAACGACGCGACTGTTTGGGAGAACATTCGCCACGCCGCACCCGAATCCGGCGAGCAGGAGTTGCGCGGGCTATTGGGTGCGTTCATGTTCACCGGTCCGCAGCTCGACCAACCGGCCGGCACGCTCTCCGGTGGGGAAAAGACCCGGTTGGCGCTGGCCGGCCTGGTGGCCTCCACCGCGAACGTCCTGCTGCTCGACGAACCGACCAACAATCTCGATCCCGCCTCGCGCGAGCAGGTCCTCGATGCGCTGCGCAGCTATCAGGGCGCGGTGGTGCTGGTGACACACGACCCCGGTGCGGCCGAGGCGCTCGACCCCCAGCGCGTGGTGCTGCTGCCCGACGCGACCGAGGACTACTGGTCCGACGAGTACCGGGACCTCATCGAGCTGGCCTGA
- a CDS encoding DUF58 domain-containing protein — translation MQRGDINDPKLAAALKTLELAVRHKLDGVLHGDYLGLLPGPGSEPGESRIYQPGDDVRRMDWSVTARTTTPHVRQMIADRELETWLVVDMSASLDFGTAVCEKRDLAVAAAAAISFLNSGGGNRLGALISNGATLTRVPARSGRQHLQTMLRTIATTPKAPVGVRGDLAVAIDALRRPERRRGMAVIISDFLGPINWMRPLRAISARHEVLAIEVLDPRDVELPDIGDVVLQDAETGVTREFTIDAQLQNDFARAAAAHRADVVRTIRGCGAPVMSLRTDRDWIADIVRFVTSRRRGAIAGRR, via the coding sequence ATGCAGCGCGGGGACATCAATGACCCCAAGCTGGCGGCGGCGCTGAAAACGCTCGAGCTGGCCGTCCGCCACAAGCTGGACGGCGTGCTGCATGGCGACTACCTGGGCCTGCTCCCGGGGCCGGGGAGCGAGCCGGGCGAATCCCGCATCTACCAGCCCGGCGACGACGTACGGCGGATGGACTGGTCGGTTACCGCCCGCACCACCACACCGCACGTACGGCAGATGATTGCCGACCGGGAGTTGGAGACCTGGTTGGTGGTCGACATGTCGGCCAGCCTGGACTTCGGTACCGCCGTGTGCGAGAAGCGTGACCTTGCGGTAGCGGCGGCCGCGGCCATCTCGTTCCTCAACAGCGGTGGCGGCAACCGGCTTGGCGCCCTGATTTCCAACGGCGCCACGCTCACTCGAGTGCCGGCGCGGTCCGGGCGCCAGCATCTGCAGACGATGTTGCGCACCATCGCGACCACACCCAAGGCGCCGGTCGGGGTGCGCGGCGACTTGGCCGTCGCCATCGATGCGCTGCGCCGTCCGGAGCGCCGTCGCGGGATGGCGGTGATCATCAGCGACTTCCTGGGGCCGATCAATTGGATGCGCCCGCTGCGGGCGATTTCTGCTCGGCACGAGGTACTGGCCATCGAAGTGCTCGATCCCCGCGATGTCGAACTGCCCGACATCGGCGACGTGGTGCTGCAAGACGCCGAAACCGGGGTGACCCGTGAGTTCACCATCGATGCCCAGCTGCAGAACGATTTCGCCCGGGCGGCCGCGGCGCACCGGGCCGACGTGGTCCGCACCATCCGCGGTTGCGGGGCACCGGTCATGTCGCTTCGCACCGACCGCGATTGGATCGCCGACATCGTCCGTTTCGTCACCTCCCGCCGGCGTGGGGCAATCGCGGGGCGCCGGTGA
- a CDS encoding aconitate hydratase, giving the protein MTSKDSVNSFGARNTLEVGDKSYQIYRLDAVPNTKKLPYSLKVLAENLLRNEDGSNITKDHIEAIANWDPQAEPSIEIQYTPARVVMQDFTGVPCIVDLATMREAIGDLGGQPDKVNPLAPADLVIDHSVIADLFGRADAFERNVEIEYQRNGERYQFLRWGQGSFDDFKVVPPGTGIVHQVNIEYLASVVMDRDGVAYPDTCVGTDSHTTMVNGLGVLGWGVGGIEAEAAMLGQPVSMLIPRVVGFKLTGEIQPGVTATDVVLTVTEMLRKHGVVGKFVEFYGEGVAAVPLANRATLGNMSPEFGSTAAIFPIDEETIKYLELTGRSAEQVALVAAYAKEQGMWHDPKHEPVFSEYLELNLSDVVPSIAGPKRPQDRIVLSEAKGTFREQITHYVSDDSSAHDQHSKLDEVVEETFPASDPGQLTFANDDVAAVHSAAAHADGRVSKPVRVRSDELGEFVLDHGAVVIAAITSCTNTSNPEVMLGAALLARNAVDKGLTSKPWVKTTMAPGSQVVNDYYDKAGLWPYLEKLGFYLVGYGCTTCIGNSGPLPEEISKAVNDNDLSVAAVLSGNRNFEGRINPDVKMNYLASPPLVVAYALAGTMDFDFENQPLGTDKEDKDVFLRDIWPSQQDVADTIASAINQEMFTKNYADVFKGDERWRNLPTPSGNTFDWDQSSTYVRKPPYFEGMAAAPAPVSDITGARVLALLGDSVTTDHISPAGAIKPGTPAAQYLDEHGVARKDYNSFGSRRGNHEVMIRGTFANIRLRNQLLDDVSGGYTRDFTQDGAPQAFIYDAAQNYAAQNIPLVVLGGKEYGSGSSRDWAAKGTLLLGVRVVIAESFERIHRSNLIGMGVIPLQFPTGQSASSLGLDGTETFDVTGIEELNSGKTPKTVHVKATKDGADPIEFDAVVRIDTPGEADYYRNGGILQYVLRNMLKSG; this is encoded by the coding sequence GTGACCAGCAAAGATTCTGTGAACTCGTTCGGAGCCCGCAACACCCTCGAGGTCGGCGACAAGAGTTACCAGATCTATCGTCTCGACGCCGTCCCAAACACCAAAAAGCTTCCCTACAGCCTCAAAGTGCTCGCCGAGAACCTGCTGCGCAACGAGGACGGCAGCAACATCACCAAGGATCACATCGAGGCCATTGCGAACTGGGACCCGCAAGCGGAACCCAGCATCGAAATCCAGTACACCCCCGCCCGCGTTGTGATGCAGGACTTCACCGGGGTGCCGTGCATCGTCGACCTGGCAACCATGCGTGAAGCCATCGGAGATCTCGGCGGCCAGCCCGACAAGGTCAACCCGCTGGCCCCCGCCGACCTGGTGATCGACCACTCAGTGATCGCCGACCTGTTCGGTCGGGCCGACGCCTTCGAGCGCAACGTCGAGATCGAATACCAGCGCAACGGCGAGCGCTACCAGTTCTTGCGCTGGGGGCAAGGCTCTTTCGACGACTTCAAAGTGGTACCTCCCGGCACCGGCATCGTGCACCAGGTCAACATCGAATACTTGGCCAGCGTGGTGATGGACCGTGACGGCGTGGCATATCCCGACACCTGCGTGGGCACCGACTCGCACACCACCATGGTCAACGGCCTCGGCGTGCTGGGCTGGGGCGTGGGCGGCATCGAAGCCGAGGCGGCGATGCTCGGCCAGCCGGTGTCGATGCTGATCCCGCGGGTGGTCGGGTTCAAGCTGACCGGCGAGATCCAGCCCGGCGTCACGGCCACCGACGTGGTGCTCACCGTCACCGAGATGCTGCGCAAGCACGGCGTCGTCGGCAAGTTCGTCGAGTTCTACGGCGAGGGCGTGGCCGCGGTGCCATTGGCCAACCGCGCCACGCTGGGCAACATGAGCCCCGAATTCGGTTCCACCGCAGCAATTTTCCCGATCGACGAGGAGACCATCAAATACCTCGAGTTGACCGGTCGCTCCGCTGAGCAGGTGGCGCTGGTTGCGGCCTACGCCAAGGAACAGGGCATGTGGCACGACCCCAAGCACGAGCCGGTGTTCTCCGAGTACCTCGAACTCAACCTGTCCGACGTGGTGCCGTCCATCGCCGGGCCCAAGCGCCCGCAAGACCGAATCGTCTTGTCCGAGGCCAAAGGCACCTTCCGCGAACAGATCACTCACTACGTCAGCGACGACTCCTCCGCACACGACCAACACTCGAAACTAGACGAGGTAGTAGAGGAAACCTTCCCGGCCAGCGACCCCGGGCAACTGACCTTCGCCAACGACGATGTCGCCGCCGTCCACTCCGCGGCCGCGCACGCCGATGGCCGGGTGAGCAAGCCCGTGCGGGTGCGCTCCGACGAACTCGGCGAGTTCGTGCTCGACCACGGCGCGGTGGTGATCGCCGCAATCACCTCCTGCACCAACACCTCCAATCCCGAGGTGATGCTGGGCGCCGCGCTGCTGGCCCGCAACGCCGTCGACAAGGGGCTGACCTCCAAGCCATGGGTGAAGACCACCATGGCGCCCGGATCTCAGGTGGTCAACGACTACTACGACAAGGCCGGGTTGTGGCCGTACCTGGAGAAGTTGGGCTTCTACCTGGTCGGCTACGGCTGCACCACGTGCATCGGCAACTCCGGGCCGCTGCCCGAAGAGATCTCGAAGGCCGTCAACGACAACGACCTCTCGGTGGCCGCGGTGCTGTCGGGCAACCGGAACTTCGAGGGCCGGATCAACCCCGACGTCAAGATGAACTACCTGGCCTCGCCGCCGTTGGTCGTCGCCTATGCGCTGGCCGGCACCATGGACTTCGACTTCGAGAACCAGCCGCTGGGCACCGACAAGGAAGACAAAGACGTCTTCTTGCGTGACATCTGGCCGTCACAGCAAGACGTCGCCGACACCATCGCCTCGGCGATCAACCAGGAGATGTTCACCAAGAACTACGCCGACGTGTTCAAAGGTGACGAGCGCTGGCGCAACCTGCCCACCCCCAGCGGCAACACCTTTGACTGGGACCAGAGCTCGACCTACGTGCGCAAGCCACCGTACTTCGAGGGGATGGCCGCTGCCCCCGCTCCGGTCAGTGACATCACCGGCGCGCGGGTGCTCGCGTTGCTTGGCGACTCGGTGACCACCGACCACATCTCCCCCGCCGGCGCGATCAAGCCGGGCACCCCGGCCGCCCAGTACCTCGACGAGCACGGCGTGGCGCGCAAGGACTACAACTCCTTCGGGTCACGACGCGGAAACCACGAGGTGATGATTCGCGGCACGTTCGCCAACATCCGGTTGCGCAACCAGTTGCTCGACGATGTCTCCGGCGGCTACACCCGCGACTTCACCCAGGATGGCGCGCCGCAGGCCTTCATCTACGACGCGGCGCAAAACTATGCGGCACAGAACATTCCGCTGGTGGTGCTGGGCGGCAAGGAATATGGTTCCGGTTCGTCTCGCGACTGGGCGGCCAAGGGAACGCTGCTGCTGGGCGTGCGGGTGGTGATCGCCGAGTCGTTCGAGCGCATCCACCGCTCCAACTTGATCGGCATGGGCGTCATTCCGCTGCAGTTCCCCACGGGGCAGTCGGCATCGTCGCTCGGCCTGGATGGCACCGAGACCTTCGACGTCACCGGTATTGAAGAGCTCAACTCCGGCAAGACGCCCAAGACGGTGCATGTGAAGGCCACCAAGGACGGTGCCGACCCGATCGAGTTCGACGCGGTGGTGCGCATTGACACTCCGGGTGAGGCCGACTACTACCGCAACGGCGGCATCCTGCAGTACGTGCTGCGCAACATGCTGAAGTCGGGCTAG
- the trxA gene encoding thioredoxin, whose product MATQDLTAAKFSETVNDNDMVLVDFWASWCGPCRAFAPTFQASSEAHPDVVYAKVDTEAEQELAAAAQIRSIPTLMAFKKGKLLFNQPGALPAAALEDLVQQLKSYEVV is encoded by the coding sequence ATGGCTACCCAAGACTTGACAGCTGCAAAGTTCAGCGAAACCGTCAACGACAACGACATGGTGCTCGTCGACTTCTGGGCTTCCTGGTGCGGCCCGTGTCGCGCGTTCGCACCCACGTTCCAGGCGTCCTCGGAGGCTCACCCCGACGTCGTGTATGCCAAGGTTGACACCGAGGCCGAGCAGGAGCTGGCCGCGGCCGCTCAGATCCGGTCCATTCCTACGCTGATGGCCTTCAAGAAGGGCAAGCTGCTGTTCAACCAACCCGGCGCGCTGCCCGCGGCGGCTCTCGAGGACCTGGTGCAACAGCTCAAGTCCTACGAAGTCGTCTAA
- a CDS encoding helix-turn-helix domain-containing protein encodes MRKSKKTRDQLLDELRHAYEAGASIRNLAANTGRSYGSVHSMLRESGTTMRSRGGPNHRSRPR; translated from the coding sequence ATGCGAAAGTCAAAGAAGACGCGCGATCAGCTGCTGGATGAGTTGCGCCACGCCTACGAAGCCGGTGCCAGCATTCGCAATCTGGCTGCCAACACCGGCCGCTCGTACGGATCCGTTCACAGCATGCTGCGGGAATCCGGTACCACGATGCGCAGCCGCGGCGGGCCCAATCACCGTTCCCGGCCGCGCTAA
- a CDS encoding TetR/AcrR family transcriptional regulator, with translation MPKVSEDHLAARRRQILDGARRCFAEYGYDKATVRRLEQAIGMSRGAIFHHFRDKDALFFALAHEDAERMADVASREGLIQVMRDMLAAPEQFDWLATRLEIARKLRNDPEFSRGWAERSAELAAATTDRLRRQKQANRVRDDVPNEVLQCYLDLVLDGLVARLASGEDPQRLTDVLDLVENSLRRS, from the coding sequence GTGCCCAAGGTCAGCGAGGACCATCTGGCGGCCCGCCGCCGCCAGATCCTCGACGGCGCTCGCCGTTGCTTTGCCGAGTACGGCTACGACAAGGCCACGGTCCGGCGTCTGGAACAGGCGATCGGCATGTCGCGCGGTGCGATCTTCCACCACTTCCGGGACAAGGACGCACTGTTTTTCGCGCTGGCACATGAGGATGCCGAGCGGATGGCCGATGTCGCATCCCGCGAAGGCCTCATCCAGGTGATGCGTGACATGCTGGCCGCGCCAGAGCAGTTCGACTGGCTGGCCACCCGGCTAGAGATCGCCCGCAAGCTGCGCAACGACCCGGAGTTCAGCCGCGGGTGGGCGGAGCGCTCCGCCGAGCTGGCGGCCGCGACCACCGATCGGCTACGTCGCCAGAAGCAGGCCAACAGGGTGCGCGACGACGTTCCCAACGAAGTGTTGCAGTGCTACCTGGACCTGGTTCTCGACGGGCTGGTTGCACGACTGGCATCCGGGGAGGATCCGCAACGGCTCACCGACGTTCTCGACTTGGTGGAGAACTCGTTGCGCCGCAGCTGA
- a CDS encoding AAA family ATPase, whose protein sequence is MTSAGGGYSGPGGHSAPPAHEAPSGGPDGLAAEVHTLERAIFEVKRIIVGQDQLVERMLVGLLAKGHVLLEGVPGVAKTLAVETFARVVGGSFARIQFTPDLVPTDIVGTRIYRQGKEEFDTELGPVVANFLLADEINRAPAKVQSALLEVMAERHVSIGGKTFPMPNPFLVMATQNPIEQEGVYPLPEAQRDRFLFKINVGYPTPEEEREIIYRMGVTPPQPKQILGTGDLLRLQDIAANNFVHHALVDYVVRVVMATRQPEQLGMNDVKTWIAFGASPRASLGIIAASRALALVRGRDYVIPQDIIEVVPDVLRHRLVLTYDALADEISPEIVINRVLQTVALPQVNAVPQQGHSVPPVMQAAAAAGGR, encoded by the coding sequence ATGACATCAGCAGGTGGCGGTTACTCGGGTCCGGGTGGGCATTCGGCCCCACCGGCCCATGAGGCGCCTTCGGGTGGCCCGGACGGGCTGGCCGCCGAGGTACACACCCTCGAGCGGGCAATTTTCGAGGTCAAGCGGATCATCGTCGGCCAGGACCAGCTGGTGGAGCGGATGCTGGTCGGCCTGCTGGCCAAAGGGCATGTGCTGCTCGAGGGTGTTCCCGGGGTAGCCAAGACGCTGGCGGTGGAGACCTTCGCCCGAGTGGTCGGCGGGTCGTTCGCGCGTATCCAGTTCACGCCCGACCTGGTGCCGACCGACATCGTCGGTACCCGTATCTACCGGCAGGGCAAGGAGGAGTTCGACACCGAACTGGGCCCCGTGGTGGCCAACTTCCTGCTTGCCGACGAGATCAACCGGGCGCCGGCGAAGGTCCAGTCGGCTCTGCTGGAGGTCATGGCCGAGCGGCACGTGTCGATCGGCGGGAAGACTTTCCCGATGCCCAACCCCTTCCTGGTGATGGCGACCCAGAACCCGATCGAGCAGGAGGGTGTCTACCCGCTGCCCGAGGCGCAGCGCGACCGCTTCCTGTTCAAGATCAACGTCGGTTACCCGACGCCCGAGGAAGAGCGGGAGATCATCTACCGGATGGGCGTCACCCCGCCGCAGCCCAAGCAAATCCTGGGCACCGGTGACCTACTGCGGCTCCAGGACATCGCCGCCAACAACTTCGTACACCACGCTTTGGTCGACTACGTCGTCCGCGTGGTGATGGCAACGCGACAGCCCGAGCAGCTGGGCATGAACGATGTCAAGACCTGGATCGCGTTCGGGGCTTCACCGCGCGCGTCGCTGGGCATCATCGCCGCGTCCCGGGCGCTGGCGCTGGTCCGGGGCCGCGATTACGTGATCCCGCAAGACATTATCGAGGTGGTTCCCGACGTGCTGCGGCACCGCCTGGTGCTGACCTACGACGCACTCGCCGACGAGATTTCGCCTGAGATCGTGATCAACCGCGTCCTGCAGACGGTTGCCCTGCCGCAGGTGAATGCGGTACCGCAGCAAGGTCATTCGGTGCCACCGGTGATGCAGGCCGCCGCGGCGGCTGGCGGTCGGTGA